The Candidatus Reconcilbacillus cellulovorans genome includes a region encoding these proteins:
- a CDS encoding 3-oxoacyl-ACP synthase: MRSAAVGILGTGKHVPDRVLTNRDLERMVDTSDEWIVTRTGIRERRIASYEEAASDLALPAAREALGKAGISASDLDLIIVATITPDMAFPSTACVVQNKLGATRAAAFDLSAACSGFVYGLANAYAYVSAGLGKYVLVIGAEVLSKVTDYRDRSTCILFGDGAGAAVVGPVPEGRGFRSFVLGADGSGGDLLYLAGGGSRLPASEQTVKEGKHYIHMEGGEVFKFAVRVMGQAAEEALAKAGLRKEDVDLLVPHQANIRIIRSALERLGLPEEKCAINVDRYGNVSAASIPIALAEAVDAGRVRENDCVVMVGFGGGLTWAASVLIW, from the coding sequence ATGCGTTCGGCGGCGGTGGGCATTTTGGGAACAGGTAAACATGTGCCGGACCGTGTTCTGACGAACCGGGACCTGGAGCGCATGGTTGACACGAGCGATGAATGGATTGTCACCCGGACCGGTATCCGAGAGCGGCGAATCGCTTCGTATGAGGAAGCGGCGTCGGATCTCGCGCTTCCCGCCGCGCGCGAGGCGTTGGGGAAAGCGGGGATTTCCGCATCCGACCTGGATCTGATCATCGTGGCGACGATTACACCGGATATGGCGTTTCCGTCGACGGCTTGCGTCGTTCAGAACAAGCTCGGCGCCACGCGCGCCGCAGCATTCGACCTGTCGGCCGCCTGTTCGGGGTTCGTGTACGGCCTTGCGAATGCGTACGCCTATGTTTCCGCCGGACTCGGCAAGTACGTGCTCGTGATAGGCGCGGAAGTGCTGTCGAAAGTGACCGATTACCGCGACCGATCGACATGCATTTTGTTCGGCGACGGGGCCGGTGCCGCAGTCGTCGGTCCTGTTCCGGAAGGGCGCGGGTTTCGATCGTTCGTCCTGGGAGCCGACGGATCGGGAGGCGATCTGCTTTATCTTGCCGGCGGCGGATCACGTCTGCCGGCAAGCGAGCAGACGGTCAAAGAAGGCAAACATTACATTCATATGGAAGGCGGGGAAGTGTTCAAATTCGCCGTGCGCGTCATGGGTCAGGCCGCCGAAGAAGCACTGGCGAAAGCCGGTCTTCGCAAGGAGGACGTCGACTTGCTCGTGCCGCACCAGGCGAACATCCGCATCATCCGGTCCGCTCTGGAACGACTCGGCTTGCCGGAAGAAAAATGCGCCATCAATGTTGACAGGTACGGCAACGTTTCCGCCGCCTCAATCCCGATCGCGCTGGCGGAAGCCGTGGACGCCGGACGCGTGCGCGAGAACGACTGCGTCGTCATGGTCGGGTTCGGCGGCGGGTTGACGTGGGCGGCCTCTGTGTTGATCTGGTAA
- a CDS encoding acyl carrier protein: MSDVFERVKKIIVDRLGVDEAEVTPEASFRDDLGADSLDVVELVMELEDEFDLEISDEDAEKIRTVGEVVEYIKSRS; encoded by the coding sequence ATGTCGGACGTGTTTGAACGCGTCAAAAAGATCATCGTGGACCGCCTCGGCGTCGACGAAGCGGAAGTGACGCCGGAAGCCTCGTTCAGGGACGACCTCGGGGCCGATTCGTTGGACGTCGTCGAACTTGTGATGGAGCTGGAAGACGAATTCGACCTGGAAATTTCCGACGAGGACGCGGAAAAGATCCGGACCGTCGGCGAAGTGGTCGAGTACATAAAATCCCGCAGTTGA
- a CDS encoding beta-ketoacyl-ACP reductase, whose product MSLMGKAALVTGASRGIGKAVALALAEAGADVAVNYVGREQSAEETAAAIRALGRRAFTVRADVSDADQVESMIRRVVEEFGRLDVLVNNAGITRDNLLIRMKEDEFEQVLDTNLKGVFHCTKAAARVMLRQRGGRIINISSVVGVIGNAGQANYAAAKAGVIGLTKACARELAGKGITVNCVAPGFIETEMTDKLSDEQKTRLLAQIPLGRFGSVEDVARVVRFLASDEASYMTGQTICVDGGMCM is encoded by the coding sequence ATGTCGCTCATGGGCAAAGCGGCGCTCGTCACCGGCGCTTCGCGCGGTATCGGCAAAGCAGTCGCGCTTGCCCTGGCCGAAGCGGGAGCGGACGTGGCGGTCAACTACGTCGGCCGCGAGCAGAGCGCCGAAGAGACAGCGGCCGCGATTCGCGCGCTCGGGCGGCGGGCCTTTACGGTAAGGGCCGACGTATCCGACGCCGATCAAGTGGAGTCGATGATTCGACGTGTCGTCGAGGAATTCGGAAGGTTGGATGTTTTGGTCAACAACGCCGGCATTACGCGCGACAACCTGCTCATTCGGATGAAAGAGGACGAATTCGAGCAGGTGCTTGATACGAACCTCAAAGGCGTCTTCCATTGCACGAAGGCCGCTGCGCGCGTCATGCTCCGTCAGCGTGGAGGCCGTATCATCAACATTTCATCGGTTGTCGGCGTCATCGGCAATGCCGGCCAGGCCAATTACGCGGCCGCCAAAGCCGGCGTCATCGGCTTGACGAAAGCGTGCGCCCGCGAACTCGCCGGCAAGGGCATCACCGTCAATTGCGTCGCTCCGGGATTTATCGAGACGGAGATGACGGATAAACTGTCCGACGAACAAAAGACGCGCCTGCTCGCGCAAATTCCGCTCGGCCGCTTCGGCTCCGTCGAGGACGTTGCGCGCGTCGTTCGGTTTCTCGCGTCGGACGAAGCGTCTTACATGACCGGACAGACGATCTGCGTCGACGGCGGAATGTGCATGTGA
- a CDS encoding [acyl-carrier-protein] S-malonyltransferase gives MGKLAFVFPGQGAQSVGMGKDVFDAVPEARLVFETADRALGFPLSELIFHGPEEELKRTFNAQPALLTTSVALLSALRVRTDVRPDYVAGHSLGEYTALVAAGALSFEDAVRLVRIRGECMEEAVPAGRGGMAAVLGADREALVRLCERISAEIGPIEPANVNAPGQIVVSGVAAAVKAVVERAAEAGARRAVLLEVSGPFHSSLMKPAAERFGAYVAQTTFRPPVVPVVSNVTAESATEPETIRNLLVRQVTAPVLWEDSVRWLVGQGVDRFVEIGPGQVLSGLIRRIAPAVRVISVDGLPALSKVSDQLVESG, from the coding sequence TTGGGCAAACTTGCGTTCGTGTTTCCGGGCCAAGGGGCGCAGAGCGTCGGGATGGGAAAAGACGTTTTCGACGCCGTTCCGGAAGCCCGCCTCGTGTTCGAGACGGCCGACCGGGCGCTCGGATTTCCGCTTTCGGAGTTGATCTTCCACGGACCGGAGGAAGAATTGAAACGGACGTTCAATGCGCAGCCCGCGCTGCTTACGACGAGCGTGGCGCTTCTTTCTGCACTCCGCGTCCGAACGGACGTCCGCCCCGATTACGTAGCCGGTCATAGCCTGGGCGAATATACCGCATTAGTTGCGGCGGGAGCGCTTTCATTCGAAGATGCGGTGCGGCTTGTGCGGATCCGCGGGGAATGCATGGAGGAAGCGGTTCCCGCCGGCAGAGGGGGGATGGCAGCCGTTCTCGGCGCCGACCGGGAAGCGCTCGTCCGGCTGTGCGAGAGAATTAGCGCCGAGATCGGACCGATCGAACCGGCCAACGTGAACGCGCCCGGCCAAATCGTCGTTTCTGGCGTGGCGGCGGCCGTCAAGGCAGTCGTCGAAAGGGCCGCCGAGGCAGGGGCGCGGCGGGCCGTCTTGCTTGAAGTCAGCGGCCCGTTTCATTCGTCCTTGATGAAACCCGCCGCGGAACGGTTCGGGGCGTATGTCGCACAGACGACTTTCCGGCCTCCTGTAGTGCCCGTCGTCTCCAACGTCACGGCCGAGTCGGCAACGGAGCCGGAAACGATCCGCAACTTACTGGTCCGCCAGGTGACCGCCCCGGTGCTGTGGGAGGATTCGGTGCGGTGGCTCGTCGGCCAAGGCGTCGACCGATTCGTCGAAATCGGCCCCGGACAAGTGTTGTCCGGCCTCATCCGCCGCATCGCTCCCGCCGTCCGCGTCATATCCGTCGACGGCCTGCCGGCGCTATCGAAAGTGTCCGATCAGCTGGTCGAAAGCGGATAG